From a region of the Helianthus annuus cultivar XRQ/B chromosome 5, HanXRQr2.0-SUNRISE, whole genome shotgun sequence genome:
- the LOC110943302 gene encoding uncharacterized protein LOC110943302 — MSSPSLLSSSSSSTWYSSSSGENDAFFEKMIMYAAQIFMADDENSEASSQWQTRRAKLNRDKEAAHDKLVADYFADEPVYTDEMFRHRFRMSRRLFLRIADDMAQSNPFFTLRNDARGQRGFTTLQKCTSAIRQLAYGYAPDALDKYLRMSERTARLYVCTGMLGSIDCMHWPWQNCPTAWQVQYTRGDHGHPTIILEAVASQDLWT, encoded by the exons ATGTCTTCACCTTCTTTactttcttcatcttcttcgtcGACGTGGTATTCGTCATCTTCGGGCGAGAATGACGCATTTTTCGAAAAAATGATTATGTACGCGGCTCAGATCTTCATGGCGGATGATGAAAACTCTGAAGCGTCGTCCCAATGGCAAACTAGACGAGCAAAATTAAACCGAGACAAAGAAG CCGCCCACGATAAACTAGtggccgattattttgccgacgaacccgtgtacACAGACGAGATGTTTCGACATCGGTTCCGAATGAGTCGACGACTTTTTTTACGTATCGCAGACGACATGGCCCAGTCTAATCCGTTTTTCACACTGCGAAACGACGCTAGGGGGCAAAGGGGTTTCACTActttacaaaaatgtacgtcggcTATTCGCCAACTGGCATATGGGTACGCACCCGATGCATTAGACAAGTATTTAAGGATGTCCGAAAGAACCGCACGTCTATATGTTTGCACAG gaatgctcgggagcattgattgcatgcactggccGTGGCAGAACTGCCCTACTGCCTGGCAAGTTCAGTATACTCGAGGAGATCATGGTCATCCCACTATTattctagaggctgttgcgtcacaggatctctggaCCTGA